In Rodentibacter haemolyticus, the DNA window TCACGCACACAAAAATACTATTTTGTGTGAATCTGTTAAATTCACACAAACTACGGAAAGTGGAAATTAAATAAACAAAGGCCCTGCGCGAATAGGGGCTTGAAGATTCAATACATTCGCAATAAAGTGCGGTTGAATTTCAAGATGTTTTTCCTTGGAGTGGGGGATAGCGGATTGTTGGAAACTTTGGCGTTGTATTTCTCGTACGACTTTTGCCGTTTCCAACGCTTGTTGAACGGATACCTGAGATGAGTAATTTTCCGCAGACTGATTTTCTAAGTTTTGTGCATTAGGTAAAGCAAAGATCGCGATCATACTTAAAAGTAGTCGCGACCAAAAATTCGGTTTGCTTTTACCTGAAATCATCATCTCGTTGTTTTGTGTAAAAATTGCGTGTATTGTAGCGAAAATCTAAACTGATGTCATTTATTGGGGCTATTTTATGGAAAACAAGGCGAAGCGTTATCAAAAAGCACTGAATATTGTGGATGTGATGGAACATTCTTCTTTTGCCAAAATGATGAAAGAGGGACTCGCTACTCATGAATTGAATCAAAAATTCAATCGTTCTTTTCCTCCGGAATTTAAAGGTTTATTTCGAGTAGGCCGTGTAAGCGGTAACGTATTATTTATTGAAGTGGCAAATGCCGTTGTACGCCAAGGCATTTTGTTTCACCAAACCGCATTATTAAAGTTGATTCGGGAGGATTACCCACAAGTGGAAAAATTGGATGTGAAAATAAATCCGGAATTTGTAAAAATCACGCTTTAAAAATCGCAATCAACTCCTTCACTTTCACACGCTTTTCCGAATTTTGGCTAATGGAACGCTGAACTTTTACGCGCTTGAATTTTGCCCCTTTATAAATTTCACGTGTGAACTTGGTATCGTGGTTGGAAATTAGTACCGGAACTTGCTTTTCTTTTTGCGCTTTTCTTGCCATTTCCGCTAAAGCACGTTGATGATTCAAACCAAACTCATTGCCCGCATAGCCGGTAAAATTTGTTTCTTGTTGTAGTGGAGCGTAAGGCGGATCGCAATAAATGACGGAATTTCTATCCGCCAAGTCAAATGTTTGTTGAAAATCACCGCATAAAAAGACCGCACTTTGTGCTTTGTGTGCAAAATAACGAAGCTCGTCTTCAGGAAAATAATGGGATTTGTATGCGCCGAAAGGAACGTTAAACTCATTCTTACTGTTGTAACGGCATAATCCGTTAAAGCCGAAACGGTTTAAATAAAGAAAAATGACCGCACGTTCAAAAGGATCTTGTGATTGGTTGAATTGTAGTCTTTTGCTGTAATAATAACCGGGGGTGTTAGCATTTGGGTCAAAGAAAATCGGCTTACAGGCTTGGATATAGCTATCCACATTTTCTTTCACAATATTAAATAAATTAATTAAATCAGGATTAATATCCGCCAGAATATAGCGTTCAAAATTGGAGTTAAGAAAAACAGCCCCTGCGCCGACAAAGGGTTCGATTAAACATTGTTTTTTCTTTGGAAAGGCTTTGTTGATGTCGTCCGTTAAACGAAATTTCCCCCCCGCCCATTTTAAAAACGGACGATGTTTAATTCTGGGCTTAATTTGTTTCTTCGGACGTAACATCTTAATGCGTTTGAGTGCAGCGGCGAATCGCACTTAACACAAGAGTATGATCGGTGTCTGTTGCTACATAGGCTTGACCGAGTGATTTAAGAAGCACTAAACGCAATCTACCGGCGAGAACTTTTTTATCACGCATCATATGTGGTAAATAATCTTCCGGTTGCATTGTATCCGGTGATAGCGTAGGCAGGTTAGCGCGAGCAAGTAATTTTTCTAAACGGGATACTTCCGCTACGGAAATATTACCTAATTCTTCCGAAAGCGCAGCCGCCATCATCATTCCCGTAGAAACCGCTTCGCCGTGTAGCCAGTTTCCATAGCCAAGGTGCGTTTCAATGGCATGACCGAAAGTATGCCCGAGATTTAGTAAAGCACGATCACCTTTTTCTTTTTCATCGCGCGCTACAACATCCGCTTTAATTTGGCAGCAACGTGCAATGCAATGTTGCAAGGCTTCTTGTTTTAATGCAACAAGCTCATCAATATGCTTTTCCAACCATACGAAAAATTCATTATCAAGAATCGCACCATATTTGATCACCTCCGCCAAACCTGCATTGACTTCACGTTTTGGCAATGTATTGAGCGTAAGCGTATCAATCAATACGGCAGAAGGCTGATAAAAGGCACCGATCATATTTTTACCGAGCTCGTGATTGACCGCTGTTTTGCCACCGACGGAGGAATCGACCTGAGAAAGTAATGTCGTCGGAATTTGAATCAAACGCACGCCACGTTGATAACTTGCTGCGGCAAACCCTGCAACATCACCGATGACACCGCCGCCTAAGGCGATAATAGTGGTATCTCTCCCGTGATTTTCCTTTAAAAGTGCGGTAAAAATCAGGTTTAAAGATTCCAATGTTTTGTATTTTTCGCCATCCGGTAGTAAAACGTGATCAACCGAACAACCCCGTTTTTCAAGGGCTTGTGTAACGGTTTCTAAATAAAACTGTGCAATGGTGGGATTTGATACAATCATCACGCGTTCACCCGGTTTCACAGGGTAATTACGTTCATCTTGCAGCAGACCGCTATCGATTAAAATCGGATAACTACGTTCTTGTAATTCCACATTGACACACAGCATTATTGATCCTTAGATTGAGCTATTTAATCCGTTTATATTATCAATTAAATCTACGATTTGGTTTACCATTACTTTGGCATTTTGTTCATCGGTAGGAAGTGTCATATCGGCAATTTCTTCATATAAAGGATTACGAATTTTTGCTAAATCTTCCAATACTTGACGCGGATCATCGACCCCTTGTAAAAGAGGGCGTTTTTTATCACGTTGAGTACGTTGGAATTGCTTATCCACCGTTGTTTCTAAATAAATCACAATACCACGGGCAGATAAATAATTGCGGTTATCTTTCGACATTACCGCCCCACCGCCGGTAGAAAGTACGATACCTTGCAGCTGGGTCAGTTCATTAATGATACGTTCTTCACGTTTGCGAAAACCTTCTTCGCCTTCTAAATCAAAAATCCAACTAATATCCGCACCTGCCCGTTCCTCGATTACAGCATCGGAATCCACAAAATCCATATTCAGTTGTTGTGCTAATTGACGACCGATAGTGCTTTTTCCCGCACCCATAGGCCCCACTAAAAAAATATTACGTTTTTCAGCCATTGTTTTTTTCTAACGATAAATTTACTCAAATTGATCTTTTTAAAAAGTTAAGCAAAACCACGAAGTCCGCCAAAAGATCACCCAAAAAATCCCTGAGATTATCGCAATAAATCGCCCTAGTTTTCAACCTTTGAGGAAGATTTATTTTAGAAATGGCGAAAGTGCGGTCAAAAAACCTTATTTTTTTATCATTGCCTATCAGATTAACAGATTGAGCTTTCTTTCGTGCAAAGGTATAGTTGCCACGTTTTTTGTGGGGAAATGATATGAATGTTATTTTTGATTATTTTTTATCGCTAAATCCGGTTTTCCAAGCATTAATAGCAGGCTTATTTACATGGTTTTGTACAATCTTTGGTTCAGCCTTTGTCTTTTTTTTCAAACAGGTAAACCAAAAATTACTTGATAGTATGATGGGGTTTGCCGCCGGAGTGATGATTGCGGCCTCGGTTTGGTCATTACTTGAACCTTCCTTTGATTTTGCTAAACAAAGTTCAAGCGAATGGTATTGGTTACCGACATTAATTGGCTTCTTAATCGGCGGATTATTTTTACGGACCCTTGACTATTTGGTTCCTCATTTGCATTTAAGCAAACCTATTGAAGAAGCGGAAGGAATGCAGACACGCCATAGACTTTCTAAATCAATGTTGCTTTTCTTAGCGATCACTATTCACAATATTCCCGAAGGATTGGCAATCGGTGTGGCATTCGGTGCAGTCGCTACGCTTGGTGAGGGAGCCGATACGTTACCGCTTACTTTAAGTGCAATCGGTCTTGCGATTGGTATGGGATTGCAAAATGTGCCTGAAGGCTCGGCACTCTCGATGCCCTTGCGGGCTGAGGGGCATAGCAGAATGAAAGCTTTCGCTTATGGTGCTTTTTCGGCGATTGTTGAACCGATTGGCGCAGTTATCGGCGCATTGTTCGTTATTTCTATGACATCAATTTTGCCTTATGCTCTCGCTTTTGCTGCCGGCGCAATGATTTTCGTTGTTGTCGAAGAATTGATTCCGGAGTCACAAAGTAACGGCAATACGGATCTTGCTACATTGAGTTTAATGTTAGGGTTTTCATTAATGATGATTTTGGATGTCGTGTTAGGATAGGTGTGTCGTAAAAAAAAGTGCGGTTAAAATCTCACAAAATCTTCGGTATTATGTATCAGTTGCACAAAGAGAATTTGATATTTGATATTTATCGGGGGTGGGTGCGCTAGCTTTGCGTAACGCACCCTTTCATCCTCGCCTAACAGCACCTACAAAGATTTGTGCAAGTGTTACGTAACAGCGAAAATTTTAACCGCACTTTTCTACTTATTTGATTTCTTCCGCCTTCTCCGCCGTGCCTTTGATGGTGAGGCTGATTTCTGTGGAAATGAGATATTCAAGAATAGCGGAAAGTTCGGCTAAATTGGTAAGATTGCCGTTTCCTTCTTCATCGAAATACCCCTCATCTTTTAAATTGGCAATAAAGGCGGAGAATACGGCTTTATCAAAGAACTCCGGTGCATTAATACCATGTAATACGGAAAGACGTTGAGCCACTAATTGACTTTCTTTTTCCAGCGCGCTACGTGAAATTTTCGGATCTTTTTGTAGGATAGTTACGGTGATGTAGTAACGTTGCAAAATCTCGCGCACGCCGGCAGACCAAAGCTGTAAAATGCGTACTTTTGATCGGTTGATGGAAAGTAAATTGTCGTTTGTATGAATGACTTCTTGGCGGGTAAATTCCGCAATAATTTTGCTGATTTGTGTTTTTAATTCTTCTTGATTGAAATGTAAGAATAATTCGCCTTTTAAGAAAGGATAAATTTTACTTACGGCATCTGACATCAAATCTTTTTGAATGGCTTCGTAATGTAGCACAATGCTTGCAACTAAAGACGGTAATACAAAAGAGTGCTGAATATTATTACGATAGTAAGTCATCAACACGGCGGAAGTTCGTTCAAGACGGACGATTTCGCCGAAATTATCTTTTTCAACCAACACGCCTACGCGATCAAGGCTTAATACATGTTCCAACATTTTATTAGGTGTATCCGACGGGATCACCATATCTTCGGAATACGGTGCTTGTCGTAACATTTGTTGATAGCTGCTTAACTGTTCAAGTAATTGTTCGCGAGAGAGTGCGCGTTGGCGGGAAGAGAGTAATGCTGTTCCTACGAGGTTCATCGAATTTACTGCAGCAGCTTTATTGATATTCACCATCACTTGATTGGAAATGGCATCCACGGCTTGATTAAACCATTGGGGCTTGTCCTCACTCTCTTCTTTCCAATCCGGAAAATTCTGGTTGAGATAGTTTGATAATGTAATCGGTTCACCGAAGTTGACGAACCCTTGACCTAAATTGCGCAATTTTTTAATCACGCGAATGACTAATCCGGCATTTTCTTTTTCTTTCTCCGCACCCCGTAATTCTTTTGCGTAAGTATCTACTTCTAATACGTGTTCATAACCCACATATACCGGTACGACAGAAATCGGGCGACTTTGATTATGTTGGAGCGCCTGTAAAGTCATCGACATCATTCCCGTTTTCGGTGCAAGTAAACGACCGGTGCGTGAACGTCCCCCTTCAATGAAATATTCCACGGAATAACCGCGGTGAAATAATTCCGCTAAATACTCGCGGAAAATCGCAGAATAAAGTCGATTTCCTTTGAAAGTACGGCGGATAAAGAACGCCCCCCAACTGCGGAAAAGACGACCGACCGGCCAGAAATTCAAGTTAATCCCTGCGGCAATGTGCGGCGGTACTAAGCCTTGGTGATAAAGCACGTAAGAAAGCAGTAAATAGTCGATATGACTACGGTGACAAGGCACATAGACAATTTCATGACCTTCAAGTGCCAATTTGCGTACGCGATCGGCATTTTGCACATCAATACCGGAATATAATTTATTCCATAGCCAACGTAAAAAACGATCCGCCGCACGAAGACTTGAGTGGCTCACGTCTGCGGCGATTTCATCCAAAATTTTATAGGCTTCTTTCTCCGCTTTTTCTCGGCTGATATTTTTATTTTTTACTTCATCTACAATGGCAGCTTGAATGGCTCTAGATTGCAATAATTTATTGAACATTGCTTCACGGTTCGGTAATCGTGGACCGGTGGCTGAAATGCGTTGTCTTGCAAAGTGCATTTTCGCCACTCGTGCTAATTTTTGTGCCATTTTTTCATCCGATCCGTGTTCGTTCGCCATATAACGTAATGAAACCGCTTGAGAAAAACGCACGAAGGTATCACGCCCAAACCAAATCGCAGCAAAGGTTTTTTGTACGCCGTTCAGTAAGCGCAAATTCGGTAGTGCCGCTTTATTTTCGTGTCCGGGTGAACGTCCCCAAAGTACGGAAACCGGTACCAATTGTACATCTAAGTCTTCAAAAGTGCGGTGTAATTCTAGATATTTATTAAATACTTGAACGGTTTCGTCTTTTGCCCCTTTTGATTTAAAAAAGCGGCGACCTTCATCTAAATATACGTAACGAGGCAAACTCACGCCCTGTATATCATTTTTTTGAGCCGGATCAGGTAAGCCTACATTCAAACAGTTACGGCGGAAAATGACGAAATCCGTTTGAGAAGTGTAAGGCAATACATAAACAATCGGTTGAGAAAGGTTAAGTTGAAGTTCTTCAGCCGGATTGGCAGGAATGGGATTGTTTTTTACTAAGAACGATAAAGGAAATTCTAACAATTTACGATAGGCATTCACGATATTCGACATAATATAGGTTCTCTTTTGTTATCAAACACTTCCATAATATTATCATATAAGACCGCTTACAACCCTCTAAAATTTCGTATGAGCGACAAATAACGGTTGCAACATAGAGAGTTCTGTATATAATGACAGGGTTTCTGTGTATAACAACAGGGGTGGATATGAGACCATTAACAACCAGACAACAAGAAGTGCTGGATTTACTAAAACGGCACTTAGAAACGACAGGTATGCCGCCGACGCGTGCAGAAATTTCTCGCGAGTTGGGTTTTAAATCGCCGAATGCGGCGGAAGAGCATTTGAAAGCACTGGCACGTAAAGGTGCGATTGAGATTATTGCCGGTGCATCGCGTGGTATTCGCATTCTATTAGATGAAGACAGAATTGAGGAGCAGGAAGGATTGCCATTAATCGGCAGAGTGGCTGCGGGAGAACCTATTCTTGCAGAACAACATATCGAAGGAACCTACCGTGTTGATGCCGATATGTTCAAACCGCAGGCCGATTTTCTGCTTAAAGTTTATGGTCAATCCATGAAGAATATTGGTATTTTAGATGGTGATCTTCTTGCCGTCCATAGCACAAAAGATGTGCGCAATGGACAAATTGTGGTGGCACGTATTGAAGATGAAGTAACGGTGAAACGCTTGGAACGAAAAGGTTCCATCGTTTATCTTCACGCAGAAAATGAAGAATTTCAGCCGATAGTCGTAAATCTTGAAGAACAGCCCCATTTTGAAATTGAAGGTATTGCGGTGGGGATTATTCGTAATAATGCGTGGATGTAAAACCTTAAGCCTCATTAAAAGTGCGGTTAAAATTGACCGCACTTTCTTCCATTTTTCCGGGGTTTCAAGCTAATTTGCCATTCGATCTATTGCTTACTATAATGCCGAGCAATCATTTTTTAGGAATTTAAGGATAGGAAATGCAATTTTCCAAAATGCATGGTTTAGGTAATGATTTCGTGGTGGTGGATGCCATTACACAAAATGTTTATTTCCCCCCGGAAACCATCAAACGCCTTGCAGATCGTCATCGTGGTATTGGTTTTGATCAACTTTTGATTGTCGAACCGCCTTACGATCCCGATTTAGATTTTCACTATCGAATTTTTAATGCAGATGGTAGCGAAGTGGCGCAATGTGGTAACGGTGCGCGTTGTTTCGCCCGTTTTGTTACGCTAAAAGGCTTAACGAATAAACAAGATATTGCTGTTAGCACACAAAAAGGCAAAATGATTTTAACGGTGAAAGAAGATGGAAAAATTCGTGTCAATATGGGCGAACCGATATGGGAACCGGCAAAAATTCCTTTCACTGCGAATAAATTCGAGAAAAACTATATTTTGCGTACTGACATTCAAACGGTTTTATGTGGCGCGGTTTCTATGGGAAATCCGCATTGCGTGCTTCAAGTAGAAGATATTCGCACGGCAAATGTCACACAGTTAGGCGCGCTGTTGGAAAGCCACGAACGTTTCCCCGAACGTGTTAATGCCGGCTTTATGCAAGTCGTAAACCGTAATCATATTAAACTACGTGTTTACGAACGTGGTGCTGGAGAAACCCAAGCCTGCGGTAGTGGAGCTTGCGCAGCCGCAGCCGTAGGTATGATGCAGAGTTTATTAGATCACAAAGTACAAGTTGATCTCCCCGGTGGTAGCTTACTGATTGAATGGGAAGGGGAAGGGCATCCGCTTTATATGACGGGCGAGGCAACGCACGTTTATGATGGAAATATTCATCTTTAAAACACAAAAGTGCGGTTGATTTTAGCGGTGTTGTTACAAATACATAAAATTGAAATAATATAATTGTAGGCGCAGCGTATTTTGTGTAGAAAATTTATCCTGTTTGTTTATCATTTAACATTAGCGGACGCCAAGCATAGTGTCTCTACGTCCACTCAAAAATAATATCTGTGCGATTGCTACATTACTGAATTTTATGTAGATATACCGTCCTCGTATTCATAATATAAAAAGAGATGTCTCTTGCTGTGAGGCATCTCTTCGTGTTCTATGGTTTTTATATGAATTTAGAACGGAATATCATCATCAAAGCCGTCCATTGGCGGCTCGGCTTGTGGGGCCGGTTGCTGTTGGGCAGGGCGGGATGATTGATAGTTATTGTTTGAACGCGCTTGGTAAGCTGGTTGCGGAGTACTTTGTCCCATATCCGGTGCGCCGTAGCCACCTGCGTTTTGATTACGTCCGCCTAGCATTTGCATCACATCACCTTGAATTTCTGTGGTGTAGCGATCTTGACCGTTTTGATCCTGCCATTTACGGGTGCGTAAACGCCCTTCAACATAAACTTGTGAGCCTTTGCGTAAGTATTCACCGCAGATTTCAGCTTGGCGGCGATAAAATACAATACGATGCCATTCCGTTATTTCACGACGTTCGCCGGTGTTGCGGTCATTCCAACTTTCACTTGTTGCTACGCTAATGTTTGCCACGGCATCACCATTTGGCATAGTGCGAACTTCCGGGTCATTACCTAAATGACCCACGATGATGACCTTATTTACTCCAGCCATAAAAAAACCTCATTTTCATCATTAAAAAAGTGCGGTTATTTTGCCTGAAATTTTGGAAAAGATCTATAAATTTTAACTGGATATTTGCACAGATGTTTAAATGTGCGATAATGCTCGCAATTTTACAAAAAATTTAAATCAGACAAGTTGTTTTATGGAAAATATCGATATTCGTGGGGCGCGAACTCACAATCTAAAAAACATCAATTTAACCATTCCTCGCGATAAACTTATAGTTATTACCGGTTTATCCGGATCCGGTAAATCTTCCCTTGCTTTTGATACTCTTTATGCGGAAGGACAACGCCGTTACGTAGAATCCCTCTCTGCCTATGCCCGCCAGTTTTTATCCTTAATGGAAAAACCGGATGTCGATTCTATTGAAGGCTTGTCGCCGGCAATTTCTATTGAGCAAAAATCCACCTCGCACAACCCTCGTTCAACAGTGGGAACGATCACAGAGATTTATGATTATTTGCGCTTGTTATTTGCACGGGTAGGGGAGCCGCGCTGTCCGAATCACGATGTCCCTTTAACGGCACAAACCATTAGCCAAATGGTGGATAAAGTGCTGAGTTTACCTGAAGAATCAAAAATGATGCTGCTTGCGCCGGTGGTGAAAAATCGTAAAGGTGAACATATTAAGCTCTTAGAAAATATTGCCGCACAAGGTTATATTCGGGCGCGCATTGACGGTGAAATTTGTGATTTGTCGGATCCGCCGAAACTTGAATTACAGAAAAAACATACGATTGAAGTGGTGGTGGATCGCTTTAAAGTGCGGTCAGATTTAGCAACGCGTTTAGCCGAATCTTTTGAAACGGCGTTGGAGCTTTCCGGGGGGACGGCGGTTGTCGCGGATATGGATAATCCGAAGGCGGAGGAATTTGTCTTTTCGGCGAATTTTGCTTGCCCTCATTGTGGTTATTCCGTACCGGAATTAGAACCGCGTTTGTTCTCTTTCAACAATCCGGCGGGAGCTTGTCCGACTTGTGATGGCTTGGGGGTACAACAGTATTTTGATGAAGAACGGGTGGTTCAAAATCCAAGTATTTCCCTTGCAGGAGGGGCGGTAAAAGGTTGGGATCGCCGTAATTTTTATTATTATCAAATGCTGACTTCGCTAGCCAAACATTATGATTTTGATATAGAAGTTCCTTATGAAACGCTACCGAAGAAAATCCGTCAGATTATTATGCACGGTTCCGGCAAAGAAGAAATAGAGTTTCAGTATATGAATGATCGCGGTGATGTTGTGATTCGTAAGCACGCCTTTGAAGGTATCTTAAATAATATGGCACGCCGTTATAAAGAAACGGAATCTATGTCTGTACGTGAAGAATTGGCAAAAAATATCAGCAACCGTTCTTGTGCAGACTGTGGTGGTTCCCGTTTACGGCCGGAAGCGCGCAACGTGTATATCGGGTCGACAAACCTGCCAATGATTTCGGAAAAGAGTATTGGAGAAACGTTGGAATTTTTCACCGCACTTTCTTTAACCGGGCAAAAAGCACAAATTGCTGAGAAAATTTTGAAAGAAATTCGTGAACGTTTGCAATTCTTAGTCAATGTGGGATTGAATTATCTTTCTCTTTCCCGTTCCGCCGAAACCTTATCGGGGGGCGAAGCACAACGCATTCGTCTTGCCAGCCAAATCGGTGCCGGTTTAGTGGGGGTGATGTATGTATTGGATGAACCCTCTATCGGTTTACATCAACGGGATAATGAACGTTTATTGAATACCTTGCTTCATTTACGTAACCTCGGCAACACGGTGATTGTGGTAGAACATGACGAAGATGCCATTCGAGCGGCTGATCATATTATTGATATCGGTCCGGGAGCGGGCGTGCATGGCGGGCAAGTGATTGCACAAGGTAACGCGCAAGAAATTATGGCGAACCCAAGTTCTATTACGGGAAAATTTTTATCGGGCGAAGAGCAAATTGAAATTCCGCAAAAACGTACCGCACTTGATAAGAAAAAATGGCTGAAACTGAAAGGCGCATCGGGTAATAATTTAAAAAATGTGAATTTAGACATTCCGGTCGGCTTATTTACCTGTATCACAGGGGTATCGGGATCGGGCAAATCGACCTTGATAAACGATACTTTGTTCCCATTGGCGCAAAACGCGTTAAATCGCGCGGATAAAACGGATTATGCGCCTTATAAATCCATTGAAGGTTTGGAACATTTCGATAAAGTGATCGACATTAATCAAAGCCCAATCGGTCGAACGCCACGTTCTAACCCAGCCACTTACACCGGTTTATTCACACCTATTCGTGAATTATTTGCCGGTGTGCCGGAGGCTCGTGCGCGTGGTTACAACCCCGGACGCTTTAGCTTTAACGTGCGAGGCGGGCGTTGTGAGGCTTGTCAGGGGGATGGTGTACTGAAAGTAGAAATGCACTTTTTACCGGATGTGTATGTACCTTGTGATCAATGTAAAGGAAAACGTTATAACCGCGAAACGTTGGAAATTCGCTACAAAGGTAAAACGATTCATCAAGTGTTGGATATGACCGTAGAGGAGGCTCGCGAATTTTTTGATGCTATTCCAATGATTGCTCGTAAGTTGCAAACCTT includes these proteins:
- the uvrA gene encoding excinuclease ABC subunit UvrA; this translates as MENIDIRGARTHNLKNINLTIPRDKLIVITGLSGSGKSSLAFDTLYAEGQRRYVESLSAYARQFLSLMEKPDVDSIEGLSPAISIEQKSTSHNPRSTVGTITEIYDYLRLLFARVGEPRCPNHDVPLTAQTISQMVDKVLSLPEESKMMLLAPVVKNRKGEHIKLLENIAAQGYIRARIDGEICDLSDPPKLELQKKHTIEVVVDRFKVRSDLATRLAESFETALELSGGTAVVADMDNPKAEEFVFSANFACPHCGYSVPELEPRLFSFNNPAGACPTCDGLGVQQYFDEERVVQNPSISLAGGAVKGWDRRNFYYYQMLTSLAKHYDFDIEVPYETLPKKIRQIIMHGSGKEEIEFQYMNDRGDVVIRKHAFEGILNNMARRYKETESMSVREELAKNISNRSCADCGGSRLRPEARNVYIGSTNLPMISEKSIGETLEFFTALSLTGQKAQIAEKILKEIRERLQFLVNVGLNYLSLSRSAETLSGGEAQRIRLASQIGAGLVGVMYVLDEPSIGLHQRDNERLLNTLLHLRNLGNTVIVVEHDEDAIRAADHIIDIGPGAGVHGGQVIAQGNAQEIMANPSSITGKFLSGEEQIEIPQKRTALDKKKWLKLKGASGNNLKNVNLDIPVGLFTCITGVSGSGKSTLINDTLFPLAQNALNRADKTDYAPYKSIEGLEHFDKVIDINQSPIGRTPRSNPATYTGLFTPIRELFAGVPEARARGYNPGRFSFNVRGGRCEACQGDGVLKVEMHFLPDVYVPCDQCKGKRYNRETLEIRYKGKTIHQVLDMTVEEAREFFDAIPMIARKLQTLMDVGLSYIRLGQSSTTLSGGEAQRVKLATELSKRDTGKTLYILDEPTTGLHFADIKQLLEVLHRLRNQGNTIVVIEHNLDVIKTADWIVDLGPEGGSGGGQIIATGTPEEVARVAGSHTARFLKPILEKR